In Leptospira sp. WS58.C1, a single genomic region encodes these proteins:
- the rpoB gene encoding DNA-directed RNA polymerase subunit beta, with product MYGQVERKRVNFGKITNLDYLPNLIQIQKKSFDWFLQSEVKDPTKRKNQGLEAVFRETFPIESPNNDMVMEYSHYVLGEAKKSPQECKDTDATFALPLKAVIRLIIKETGEIREQVVYMGDLPVMTEQGTFIINGAERVVVSQLHRSPGIFFSYDEERDTYSARVIPYRGSWLEFEMDNKGILVAKIDRKKKFPATLLVKSLGHGTNEEILRLFYKSSKAKIGGASTKELKRLIGRRVIADVINMETGEVMLDAGSKINEDNISILKEMKVKEVDLVEYPKDKDNPVLVNCLEKDGVNDYEDAVLKFHSIMRQGEPSTIENAEAELNRLFFSPKTFDLGDVGRYKINSKFEFNNPKEFSSAVERVLRPADIIETVRYLLNLISETENYYPDDIDHLGNRRIRSVGELIANQLKVGFTRVERVIKERMTVQEVGTQTPQLLISIKPITAVINEFFGSSQLSQFMDQTNPLAELTHKRRLNALGPGGLSRDRAGFEVRDVHYSHYGRMCPIETPEGPNIGLILSMSSYARVNDYGFLETPYRVVKNSKVSNNIEYLTADKEEYHSIAVSSSPVDEKGEFKNKLISTRHRSDYPFRNPNEIQYMDLAPMQVVSVSTALIPFLEHDDANRALMGSNMQRQAVPLLRQEAPFVGTGMETRAAYDSRICIISRHDGVVTYVDAEKVVIERKGGKESDTYDLTKFKKTNQGTCFNQTPVVGVVHSEIDGKVTKVSKEKIEVTADNGNVREYNLISGNKQYQPIVSNGEEVRRGTTIAGQIVSGERMDENGNILQKGTVLADGPAVDNGTLALGRNVLVAFMPWEGYNFEDAILISEKVVKDDIFSSIHIEEFEIQARETKLGQEQITRDIPNLSDKAFRDLDETGVIRIGAEVKPGDILVGMVTPKGETDLTPEYKLLHSIFGEKAKEVRDSSLRMPNGFEGTVIDIKRFSREKGDELPAGVEEMVKVFVARKRKLLVGDKMAGRHGNKGVVARIMAEEDMPYMEDGTPMDIVLNPLGVPSRMNLGQIFETQLGLAASKLGINFETPVFDGATEADVEKYCKEANLPLSSKFKLYDGRTGLPFMNEVFCGYIYMLKLAHLVDDKIHARSTGPYSLVTQQPLGGKAQFGGQRLGEMEVWALEAYGASHTLQELLTIKSDDMLGRARIYEAIVKGIHSIKPGIPESFNVLVQELRGLALDIVITDSEGNSVDISDYEDEYSKSKKKIKFETIENA from the coding sequence ATGTACGGTCAAGTAGAGAGAAAACGGGTAAACTTCGGTAAGATCACCAATTTGGATTACCTTCCTAACTTGATTCAGATTCAGAAGAAGTCCTTCGATTGGTTTCTTCAATCGGAAGTTAAGGACCCCACAAAAAGAAAAAACCAGGGATTAGAAGCGGTTTTTAGAGAAACCTTCCCTATCGAAAGTCCGAACAACGACATGGTGATGGAATACAGTCACTATGTATTAGGAGAGGCTAAAAAATCTCCTCAAGAATGTAAGGACACAGATGCCACTTTCGCTCTTCCCTTAAAAGCGGTTATTCGACTCATAATCAAAGAAACCGGAGAGATCCGCGAGCAGGTCGTTTACATGGGCGATCTTCCGGTAATGACCGAACAGGGGACTTTTATCATTAATGGAGCTGAACGTGTTGTAGTTTCTCAGCTTCACCGTTCTCCAGGTATCTTCTTCTCTTATGATGAAGAAAGAGATACATATTCGGCCAGAGTGATCCCGTATCGCGGATCCTGGTTGGAATTCGAAATGGACAATAAGGGAATCTTAGTCGCAAAGATCGACCGTAAGAAAAAATTCCCTGCAACTCTTCTTGTTAAGTCTTTAGGACACGGGACCAACGAAGAGATATTACGTTTATTTTATAAATCCTCCAAAGCGAAAATAGGAGGAGCTTCCACGAAGGAACTCAAACGTCTGATCGGACGCAGGGTAATCGCGGATGTAATCAACATGGAAACCGGAGAGGTAATGCTCGATGCCGGTTCCAAGATCAATGAGGACAATATCTCCATCTTGAAAGAGATGAAGGTAAAAGAAGTGGATCTGGTGGAATATCCTAAAGACAAGGATAATCCGGTTCTAGTCAATTGTTTGGAAAAGGACGGAGTCAACGATTACGAAGACGCAGTTCTGAAATTCCATAGCATTATGAGACAAGGTGAACCTTCCACGATCGAGAACGCGGAAGCGGAATTAAACCGTCTATTCTTCTCTCCTAAAACTTTCGATCTGGGCGATGTAGGTCGTTACAAGATCAATAGCAAATTCGAATTCAATAACCCGAAAGAATTTTCAAGTGCGGTAGAAAGAGTTCTTAGACCCGCGGATATTATCGAGACTGTACGTTACCTTCTCAACTTGATCTCCGAAACCGAGAACTATTATCCGGACGATATCGACCACTTAGGAAACCGCCGTATCCGTTCCGTTGGTGAGCTGATCGCAAACCAATTGAAAGTCGGTTTTACTCGTGTGGAAAGAGTGATCAAAGAAAGAATGACTGTTCAGGAAGTTGGAACTCAAACACCTCAACTTCTGATCTCCATTAAACCGATCACTGCGGTTATCAATGAGTTCTTCGGATCCAGCCAATTGTCCCAGTTTATGGACCAGACAAACCCTCTGGCAGAGCTCACTCACAAACGTCGTTTGAACGCTTTAGGACCTGGAGGTCTTTCCAGAGATAGAGCCGGATTCGAGGTGCGTGACGTTCACTATAGCCACTATGGCCGTATGTGTCCGATCGAAACTCCTGAAGGTCCAAACATCGGACTCATTCTCTCCATGTCTTCTTATGCGAGAGTGAACGATTACGGATTCTTGGAAACTCCTTACAGAGTGGTAAAAAACAGCAAAGTATCCAATAACATAGAATACTTAACCGCGGATAAGGAAGAATATCATTCTATCGCGGTTTCTTCTTCACCTGTGGATGAGAAGGGAGAGTTTAAGAATAAACTGATCTCTACTCGTCACAGATCGGATTACCCTTTCCGCAACCCGAACGAGATCCAGTACATGGACTTAGCTCCAATGCAGGTGGTATCCGTTTCTACTGCGCTCATCCCGTTCTTAGAGCATGATGACGCGAACCGTGCGCTTATGGGTTCTAACATGCAACGTCAGGCGGTACCTCTTCTTAGACAAGAGGCTCCTTTCGTGGGAACCGGAATGGAAACCCGTGCGGCTTACGATTCTCGTATTTGTATCATCTCCAGACACGACGGTGTGGTAACATACGTTGACGCGGAGAAGGTGGTAATCGAGCGCAAGGGCGGAAAAGAATCCGACACTTACGATCTTACCAAATTTAAGAAGACCAACCAAGGAACTTGTTTCAACCAAACACCGGTCGTTGGAGTGGTTCACTCGGAGATCGACGGTAAAGTTACGAAAGTCAGCAAAGAAAAAATCGAAGTGACTGCGGATAACGGCAACGTTCGCGAATACAATCTTATTTCCGGAAACAAACAATACCAACCGATTGTTTCCAACGGCGAAGAAGTCCGCAGAGGAACTACTATCGCAGGACAGATCGTGTCCGGTGAAAGAATGGATGAGAACGGAAACATTCTACAAAAGGGAACCGTTCTTGCTGACGGTCCTGCTGTGGACAATGGAACTCTCGCACTAGGGCGTAACGTTCTTGTGGCGTTCATGCCTTGGGAAGGTTACAACTTCGAGGATGCGATCCTTATCTCCGAAAAAGTCGTAAAAGACGATATTTTCTCTTCTATCCACATCGAAGAGTTCGAGATCCAAGCAAGAGAGACCAAGCTTGGACAAGAGCAGATCACAAGAGATATTCCGAATCTTTCGGACAAAGCATTCCGCGATCTGGATGAAACCGGTGTGATCCGTATCGGTGCAGAAGTAAAACCGGGAGATATCCTGGTCGGGATGGTGACTCCGAAGGGAGAGACTGATCTTACTCCTGAATACAAACTTCTTCACTCTATTTTCGGAGAGAAGGCAAAAGAAGTAAGAGATTCTTCTCTTCGTATGCCGAACGGTTTCGAAGGAACTGTGATCGATATCAAACGTTTCTCACGCGAGAAGGGAGATGAACTTCCTGCCGGTGTAGAAGAAATGGTGAAAGTTTTCGTAGCTCGTAAACGTAAACTTCTGGTCGGAGATAAAATGGCAGGACGCCACGGTAACAAGGGTGTCGTTGCACGTATCATGGCGGAAGAAGACATGCCTTATATGGAAGACGGTACTCCGATGGATATCGTTCTGAACCCGTTAGGTGTTCCTTCTCGTATGAACTTGGGACAGATTTTCGAAACTCAGCTCGGACTTGCTGCAAGCAAACTGGGAATCAATTTCGAAACTCCTGTGTTCGACGGAGCAACGGAAGCGGACGTAGAGAAGTATTGCAAAGAAGCAAATCTTCCTCTCAGCTCTAAATTCAAATTATACGACGGACGTACCGGTTTACCTTTTATGAATGAGGTATTCTGCGGTTACATCTACATGTTGAAACTCGCTCACTTGGTGGACGACAAGATCCACGCTCGTTCTACCGGACCTTACTCCTTGGTTACTCAACAACCACTCGGAGGAAAGGCTCAATTCGGTGGTCAGCGTTTGGGAGAGATGGAGGTCTGGGCTCTCGAAGCTTACGGCGCTTCTCATACTCTTCAGGAACTTCTCACTATCAAATCCGACGATATGCTCGGAAGAGCGAGAATCTACGAAGCGATCGTTAAAGGGATCCACTCCATTAAACCTGGAATTCCGGAATCCTTCAACGTGTTGGTGCAGGAACTCAGGGGTCTTGCATTGGATATCGTCATCACAGACTCGGAAGGTAACAGTGTTGATATCTCCGACTACGAAGACGAATATTCCAAGAGCAAGAAGAAGATTAAGTTCGAAACGATCGAGAACGCCTAA
- the rplL gene encoding 50S ribosomal protein L7/L12 — translation MSTTEALLEQLGKLTLVEAADLVKKMEEKFGISAAAPVAVAAAAPAGGGAAAGADEPASFNVVLKGFGDKKIEVIKVVREITGLGLKEAKDLVEAGGKSVKDGVAKAEADDIKKKLEAVGAQIELKAV, via the coding sequence ATGTCTACCACTGAAGCGTTATTAGAGCAACTCGGCAAACTTACCCTTGTGGAAGCAGCCGATCTAGTTAAAAAAATGGAGGAGAAGTTCGGAATTTCCGCAGCGGCTCCAGTAGCAGTAGCTGCAGCGGCACCAGCAGGTGGCGGAGCAGCAGCAGGAGCAGATGAGCCTGCTTCTTTCAACGTTGTATTGAAAGGTTTCGGCGATAAAAAAATCGAAGTTATCAAGGTTGTTCGCGAGATTACCGGTCTGGGCTTGAAAGAAGCAAAAGACTTGGTAGAAGCTGGCGGAAAGTCTGTTAAAGACGGCGTTGCAAAAGCGGAAGCTGACGACATTAAAAAGAAATTAGAAGCTGTCGGAGCTCAAATCGAACTTAAGGCTGTCTAA
- the rplJ gene encoding 50S ribosomal protein L10, which produces MPSQEKIEAVAELKGRLEKRSDFILASYSGLTVEEITNLRAKLRKEGSEMKVIKNNLFLLALKESEKHKDKNIAFGSEYQGPLAAIFADANLPSAAKILKEYAKTNKNLILKAGYLDGSVLNAEDVEAIAGLPSREQLLAQIAGGINGPARSIASGLNQIIAGLARAIQAVAEKNNQ; this is translated from the coding sequence ATGCCCAGCCAGGAAAAAATTGAAGCAGTAGCCGAATTAAAAGGCAGATTAGAAAAACGTAGCGACTTTATCCTAGCCAGCTACAGCGGACTCACAGTAGAAGAGATCACAAATCTTCGCGCGAAACTTCGTAAAGAAGGTTCCGAGATGAAAGTGATCAAGAATAATCTCTTTCTGCTCGCACTGAAAGAATCCGAGAAGCATAAGGATAAGAACATCGCCTTTGGATCCGAATACCAAGGACCTCTAGCGGCGATATTTGCGGATGCAAATCTTCCGAGCGCAGCCAAAATTCTAAAAGAGTACGCAAAGACGAATAAAAATCTTATTCTGAAAGCGGGATATCTAGACGGATCCGTTCTGAATGCAGAAGATGTGGAAGCAATCGCAGGTCTTCCGTCAAGAGAACAACTCTTGGCTCAGATCGCAGGCGGTATCAACGGTCCGGCAAGAAGTATCGCTTCTGGTCTGAACCAAATTATCGCAGGACTTGCAAGAGCTATCCAAGCAGTCGCAGAGAAGAACAATCAGTAA
- the rplA gene encoding 50S ribosomal protein L1 produces MKRGKKYRAAKEKVDATKVYPIEKAVELAKASSYTKFDGTIEIATKVNYKSLQNVRGTISLPHGTGKLVRVLVFCKGDKQNDAKNAGAEFVGDMDLIEKVAGGWTDFDACVATPDMMKEVGKLGPILGRKGLMPKPKAGTVTNDVAKAVGELKSGRIEYRPDKGGVVHLGVGKVSFDQSKLVENIRTVVQTLLRDKPSDAKGDYLKTFSVSPTMGAGVKVDVKELVNTSI; encoded by the coding sequence ATGAAACGCGGAAAAAAATATCGCGCGGCTAAAGAGAAAGTCGACGCAACAAAAGTTTATCCGATCGAGAAAGCTGTAGAATTAGCGAAAGCCTCTTCTTACACTAAGTTCGACGGAACGATAGAAATTGCTACGAAAGTAAATTATAAATCTCTTCAAAACGTGAGAGGAACTATTTCTCTTCCTCACGGAACCGGTAAACTGGTTCGAGTTCTCGTTTTCTGTAAAGGAGACAAACAAAACGACGCGAAAAACGCAGGTGCGGAATTCGTGGGCGATATGGACTTGATCGAAAAAGTGGCCGGTGGTTGGACCGACTTCGACGCTTGCGTTGCTACTCCTGATATGATGAAGGAAGTAGGTAAACTAGGACCGATCTTAGGACGTAAAGGTTTAATGCCTAAACCTAAGGCAGGAACGGTTACAAACGACGTTGCGAAAGCGGTTGGCGAGCTAAAGTCAGGACGTATCGAATATCGTCCGGACAAAGGTGGAGTCGTTCACTTAGGAGTTGGCAAGGTCAGCTTTGATCAAAGTAAACTTGTAGAAAACATTCGCACAGTAGTTCAAACTCTTCTCCGGGATAAACCTTCGGATGCAAAGGGTGATTATCTGAAAACTTTCTCCGTATCCCCAACCATGGGTGCCGGTGTGAAAGTAGACGTTAAGGAACTGGTCAACACATCCATTTAA
- the rplK gene encoding 50S ribosomal protein L11 yields MAAKKVVKQIKLQVEAGKANPAPPVGPALGQAGLNIMEFCKQFNERSKNQMGYKLPVVITVFSDRSFTFITKSPPAALLVKKAIGLETGSATPHTVKVGKITRKQLEEIAKTKMEDLNANDLDAAVQIIAGTCRSMGVTVEG; encoded by the coding sequence ATGGCAGCAAAAAAAGTAGTAAAGCAGATTAAGCTCCAGGTTGAAGCCGGTAAGGCCAACCCTGCTCCTCCAGTCGGACCGGCTCTCGGTCAGGCAGGATTGAACATCATGGAGTTCTGCAAGCAGTTCAACGAGAGATCTAAAAACCAAATGGGTTATAAGCTCCCCGTTGTAATTACGGTATTCTCCGACAGGAGTTTTACATTCATTACCAAGTCCCCTCCGGCAGCTCTTCTTGTGAAAAAAGCGATCGGATTAGAGACCGGTTCCGCAACTCCTCATACCGTTAAGGTAGGGAAGATCACTCGTAAGCAATTGGAAGAAATTGCTAAAACCAAAATGGAAGACTTAAACGCGAACGATCTGGACGCAGCTGTTCAAATTATCGCCGGAACTTGTCGTTCCATGGGCGTTACGGTAGAGGGTTAA
- the nusG gene encoding transcription termination/antitermination protein NusG, which yields MADLKWYALQTYSGHENKVQKNLEKLIQQRKLEEKISQVRIPTMEVAEMKNGKKKVTKKKLMPGYVLVEMDMDEDLRFMIQSLPSVSTFVGSKDGGPEPLSVDEVKNLFAETGEFQSEEPVTPRLLFKVGDSLKIIDGPFANFTGVVDEIFPDKGRLRVKVEIFGRSTPVELDYLQVKTEP from the coding sequence ATGGCTGATTTGAAATGGTATGCGTTACAGACTTATTCCGGTCACGAGAATAAGGTCCAGAAGAATCTGGAAAAGCTGATCCAACAGCGTAAGCTGGAAGAGAAGATTTCTCAAGTGCGCATTCCTACCATGGAAGTCGCCGAGATGAAGAACGGCAAAAAGAAGGTTACTAAGAAAAAACTTATGCCGGGCTATGTTCTTGTTGAGATGGATATGGACGAGGACCTTCGTTTTATGATCCAAAGTCTTCCTTCCGTTTCCACTTTTGTGGGATCGAAAGACGGAGGACCTGAGCCTCTTTCCGTAGACGAGGTGAAAAATCTTTTCGCGGAAACGGGAGAGTTCCAATCAGAGGAGCCGGTGACTCCTCGATTGTTGTTTAAAGTGGGAGATAGCCTGAAGATTATCGACGGGCCTTTCGCTAATTTTACCGGAGTCGTAGATGAGATCTTCCCGGACAAAGGAAGACTCAGAGTGAAGGTGGAGATTTTCGGTCGCTCTACCCCTGTGGAATTAGATTATCTACAGGTCAAAACCGAACCCTGA
- the secE gene encoding preprotein translocase subunit SecE, with protein MKFGAFIQECREELKKVQWPNRQEVMQSTIVVLVTVLFFSAFLFFSDTAFVKLLTGFWNL; from the coding sequence GTGAAGTTTGGCGCATTTATACAAGAGTGTAGAGAAGAACTTAAAAAAGTTCAATGGCCGAATAGACAAGAGGTGATGCAGTCCACCATCGTCGTTCTAGTCACGGTGTTATTTTTCTCTGCTTTCCTATTCTTTTCGGATACTGCGTTTGTGAAGCTTCTTACCGGATTCTGGAATCTGTAA
- a CDS encoding type II toxin-antitoxin system VapC family toxin yields MTAVLVDTSIWINHLRKSDPKLTELLRLGLVRRHPMVEGELSLGNFKNKNFFLIEYAQLKEVPIANHKEVLIFSERNSLAGLGIGWIDAHLLASCILGSAKLYSGDLSLSKAAEKVGIAEITT; encoded by the coding sequence ATGACAGCGGTGCTAGTCGACACTTCCATTTGGATCAATCATCTTCGTAAATCGGATCCGAAACTTACGGAACTTCTCCGCCTTGGCTTGGTCAGACGTCATCCTATGGTAGAGGGAGAACTCAGTTTGGGAAATTTTAAGAATAAGAACTTTTTTCTAATCGAGTACGCCCAATTAAAGGAAGTTCCGATCGCAAATCATAAAGAAGTCCTGATCTTTTCGGAAAGAAATTCTCTGGCGGGACTGGGAATCGGCTGGATAGACGCACATTTGCTTGCAAGTTGTATCTTAGGAAGTGCAAAATTATATTCTGGTGACTTGTCTCTATCAAAGGCTGCGGAGAAAGTAGGGATCGCGGAAATTACAACATGA
- a CDS encoding helix-turn-helix domain-containing protein — MNEFGTQSYTSLFLVFSIGLAFLFSLGEIFSSPKGEKQNLLAFIFLLVGLFLIHAFLITCKMIIHFPGLYLTHLPISALMGPFIERYLLLAMGNTPESKKIFYLKMIPALAIFLWMSNFYFTGGIEKIELLKDLQTTGLPLFLKIPVLSTLGLMFVFLLSTFFRLFAGFRFSVIYKDPRMLTILMVSVCILIILLYGAISVSIGSIRGLEGVGSLVGIFLCSLYILRQGYPEFFLEVQRVVEEEKKYRATQLGGLDLDNIKQNLEDLFQKEKVFLKEDLTLGFLAGKLEISTHQLSEYLNNEIGKNFFQLLNEYRVKEAKSKIESDPAQVLLSIAYSSGFGSKSAFNEVFRKETGFTPSEYRNKIRKNKSK; from the coding sequence ATGAATGAGTTCGGAACCCAATCTTACACCTCCCTATTTTTAGTTTTTTCGATCGGACTTGCGTTCTTATTTTCTTTGGGAGAAATATTTTCTTCTCCCAAAGGAGAAAAACAAAACTTACTCGCCTTCATTTTCCTATTAGTGGGGCTTTTTCTTATACATGCATTTTTGATTACCTGCAAAATGATCATACATTTCCCCGGTTTGTATCTAACCCATCTCCCTATATCCGCGCTTATGGGTCCTTTTATAGAACGGTATCTTCTCCTTGCCATGGGAAACACTCCCGAATCTAAAAAGATTTTTTATCTGAAAATGATCCCAGCTCTTGCAATATTTCTATGGATGTCTAACTTCTATTTTACAGGAGGTATAGAAAAGATCGAATTACTTAAAGATCTACAAACCACCGGACTTCCTTTATTCTTAAAAATCCCTGTTTTAAGTACGCTTGGACTTATGTTCGTATTCTTACTTTCTACATTCTTTCGTTTATTTGCGGGTTTTAGATTCTCAGTCATCTACAAAGATCCAAGAATGCTTACGATCCTGATGGTAAGTGTTTGCATTTTGATCATTTTATTATACGGAGCGATATCGGTATCGATAGGATCAATCAGAGGTTTAGAAGGAGTCGGTTCTTTAGTTGGGATCTTTTTATGTTCTTTGTACATTCTACGCCAAGGATATCCGGAATTTTTCTTAGAAGTCCAAAGAGTGGTAGAAGAAGAGAAAAAATACAGAGCTACCCAGCTCGGCGGATTGGATTTAGATAATATTAAACAAAACTTAGAAGACTTATTTCAAAAGGAAAAGGTATTCTTAAAGGAAGATCTGACCCTGGGATTTCTGGCGGGAAAACTGGAGATCAGCACTCATCAACTTTCCGAATATCTGAACAACGAGATTGGAAAAAATTTTTTCCAATTATTGAATGAATATAGGGTAAAAGAGGCCAAAAGTAAAATAGAATCCGATCCTGCTCAAGTTTTATTGTCCATTGCTTACTCATCAGGATTCGGCTCCAAATCCGCTTTTAACGAGGTTTTCCGAAAGGAGACCGGATTCACACCTTCCGAATACAGAAATAAAATCCGTAAAAATAAGTCCAAATAG
- a CDS encoding sterol desaturase family protein — protein sequence MAINACDFGWECVRNFGLFQLSMNFIRYYPLAGLAFFIFWVWKKGTFEKFRIQKNFPKWEKVVYEIKQSAVTMVMFSLVAVLSFSLQKLGYLPRALYFDISERGWAYAILSYILITIWHETWFYWAHRLMHHKKVYSFVHAIHHKSVNPSPLAAYNFHWAEAFLEAIYVVPFISLVPIHFGVFIFHTFYAMVMNIWWHLGYEFLPKGWASHPITKWINTSTHHNLHHQKFHGNYSLYFNFWDRVMGTNFPNYETYFDEVAGKKENYEKTPVASEVGFAK from the coding sequence ATGGCAATCAATGCTTGTGATTTCGGTTGGGAATGTGTTCGGAATTTCGGACTATTCCAACTTTCAATGAACTTTATCAGATACTATCCTCTAGCGGGACTTGCATTCTTTATATTCTGGGTTTGGAAAAAAGGAACCTTCGAAAAGTTTCGGATCCAGAAAAATTTTCCCAAATGGGAGAAGGTAGTCTACGAGATCAAACAATCTGCGGTTACAATGGTAATGTTCAGTCTGGTTGCGGTCCTCTCCTTCAGCCTTCAAAAATTAGGCTATCTTCCAAGAGCGCTTTACTTCGATATCTCCGAAAGAGGTTGGGCTTATGCGATCTTAAGTTATATACTGATCACTATCTGGCATGAAACCTGGTTCTACTGGGCACATAGGCTCATGCATCACAAAAAAGTTTACTCCTTTGTACATGCTATCCATCATAAATCCGTAAACCCTTCACCATTAGCTGCTTATAATTTCCATTGGGCGGAAGCTTTTTTGGAAGCGATCTATGTCGTACCATTCATCAGTTTGGTTCCGATCCATTTCGGAGTATTTATATTTCACACATTCTATGCAATGGTTATGAATATCTGGTGGCACTTAGGGTATGAATTTTTACCTAAAGGTTGGGCAAGTCATCCTATCACAAAATGGATCAATACTTCTACCCATCATAACCTTCATCACCAGAAGTTTCACGGGAATTATAGTCTTTATTTTAATTTTTGGGACAGAGTCATGGGAACAAATTTCCCGAATTACGAGACCTATTTTGACGAGGTAGCTGGGAAGAAAGAAAATTACGAAAAAACTCCCGTTGCCTCCGAGGTAGGATTCGCGAAGTAG
- a CDS encoding ankyrin repeat domain-containing protein, with protein sequence MNLFTSTIPFVPFYVRSGLYLLAIFLTSCISPQFAGGGGSPYPSDFVYKGDLFGLQNCLRAGYSVDTRDPFTRNFTPLMIAAREGEVEIAEFLVRSGADINAKTRDGHTALMMAVYNRNLDIVKLLLKNGANVHIKSKQGHTAFSEASLEESVQIKELLAPYEIGPKR encoded by the coding sequence ATGAATCTTTTCACTTCCACAATACCTTTTGTTCCTTTTTACGTTAGGAGCGGCTTATACCTTTTAGCCATCTTTTTAACGAGTTGTATCTCTCCTCAATTTGCCGGGGGAGGGGGAAGTCCTTATCCTTCCGACTTTGTTTATAAAGGAGATCTTTTCGGTTTACAGAATTGTTTAAGAGCCGGTTATTCCGTAGATACAAGAGATCCTTTTACTAGGAATTTTACCCCTTTGATGATCGCAGCAAGAGAAGGAGAAGTTGAGATCGCGGAATTTTTAGTTCGCAGCGGCGCGGACATCAATGCCAAAACGAGAGACGGTCACACAGCTCTTATGATGGCCGTTTACAATAGGAACTTGGACATAGTAAAACTCCTCTTGAAGAATGGTGCGAATGTTCATATTAAAAGTAAACAAGGCCATACCGCATTTTCGGAAGCCAGTTTGGAGGAATCTGTTCAGATCAAAGAATTACTCGCTCCTTATGAGATCGGTCCAAAAAGATGA
- a CDS encoding helix-turn-helix domain-containing protein — protein MAKTIYTEEYKIFQKLLKKAREEAGLTQVDVADALKTPQSFISKVEAGDRRIDVIEFWNLAKLYKKPVDFFFKFDDKSEIKSKKKSLKAASSTKRKTK, from the coding sequence TTGGCTAAAACAATCTACACCGAAGAATATAAGATTTTCCAGAAGTTACTAAAGAAAGCCCGGGAAGAAGCGGGGTTGACCCAAGTGGATGTTGCCGATGCCCTCAAAACACCCCAATCATTCATTTCTAAGGTCGAAGCAGGAGACAGAAGGATAGACGTTATAGAGTTCTGGAACTTGGCCAAACTTTATAAAAAGCCCGTAGACTTCTTCTTCAAGTTTGATGATAAATCGGAAATAAAATCCAAAAAGAAGTCTTTAAAAGCCGCAAGTTCTACAAAAAGAAAGACCAAATAA
- a CDS encoding DJ-1/PfpI family protein, with protein sequence MQEPFHIGLLIFPDLTPLDFVGPYEVFSRMKNSKIYVIAETKEPIPSEKGLFILPDRTMDENIDLDLVLVPGGLGVNRLMENEKVLSWLREKSKTSRYISSVCTGSLVLAAAGLLNGYKATTHWLSLDVLRFFPEIDVKEDRVVIDRDRITGGGVTAGIDFALRIVAEIQGQKSAEEIQLMIEYNPKPPFVSGHPNTADPDLVSEIQVTREKAQELRKEIATRSIERFPKS encoded by the coding sequence ATGCAAGAGCCGTTCCATATCGGTTTACTTATCTTTCCGGACCTAACTCCATTGGATTTCGTGGGTCCTTACGAAGTATTTTCCAGAATGAAAAATTCCAAAATCTACGTAATAGCCGAAACCAAGGAACCAATCCCATCCGAAAAAGGATTATTTATTCTTCCGGACAGAACTATGGACGAAAACATAGATTTGGATTTGGTCTTAGTTCCGGGTGGACTCGGCGTCAACCGACTCATGGAAAACGAAAAGGTCCTGAGTTGGCTGAGAGAAAAATCAAAAACCTCCAGATATATCAGTTCGGTATGTACCGGCTCTTTGGTATTAGCCGCAGCAGGCTTATTAAACGGATATAAGGCAACCACACATTGGCTCTCTTTAGATGTGTTAAGATTCTTTCCGGAAATCGATGTAAAAGAAGATCGAGTAGTGATCGATCGAGACCGAATTACAGGAGGAGGAGTCACTGCAGGAATCGACTTCGCACTCCGAATTGTAGCCGAGATCCAAGGACAAAAATCGGCTGAAGAAATCCAACTTATGATCGAATACAATCCAAAACCCCCTTTTGTAAGCGGACATCCTAATACCGCAGATCCGGATTTGGTTTCCGAAATACAAGTCACTCGGGAAAAAGCCCAAGAACTGAGAAAGGAAATCGCCACCAGGTCCATTGAAAGATTTCCCAAATCTTAA